A stretch of Hydractinia symbiolongicarpus strain clone_291-10 chromosome 9, HSymV2.1, whole genome shotgun sequence DNA encodes these proteins:
- the LOC130658009 gene encoding mucosa-associated lymphoid tissue lymphoma translocation protein 1 homolog: protein MAYVHLDGPEKPCFEKTLTRDLCHDVIEQLCLMLNPILQTKDYRSLAGKMGMNFWFVKNLDRKENPTEELLQNWLSGEGSKFVTDLIDLLKQIKRYDAVNLLQEHEYTVKQRLQRPASTMSGSSTKEPCENESSDASPYCISDDDGSRYPRFNDFGSSVPSYVEPPASYVSSNPSDSSTVCADGYDTDEELNRKMEAMGAGPCETTDDSTCHPVYQFRKREGSNASTSTGGSAYTSTSTKSGSVSVDTGMQTDAISVHSVDVHPRPPILTSPMAADPAPTFIQPPIVASDKLALLIGNRNYKKLEEEELKFPHKDVFDLSRELSDLGFKVLSLVDLTLTEMRTVMLAFCKLLGPGVFAVFYFAGHGYEENGENYLMPIDASPARSSHEFIAAQEILVEMQLRQTALNLQIIDACRVKGITGEGKTGGGGLRKGALGNTIIAYSCQSQMPAFESQMQTNGVYMTELLKKIKEDRRIEHILMDVNCAVHGNPHVIQRPVFESDTIGDCRLTCKIDTRANFNLWHDRSDKWCAATMPPDPQVFEREEENLVFKLEYISKFSNMLQVNVHVCNRNIVPIQIHEIQLLNGADLDIHSNQLELVVQPGNSWTEIQQYRIRDLQKLKCELLLVLQLKTQLYGHPDFALIEFKLNADFPLVSSYLNDFRKWITNEQLSGHGKNTWV from the exons ATGGCATATGTTCATTTGGATGGCCCAGAAAAGCCATGCTTCGAGAAAACCCTGACaag gGATCTCTGTCATGATGTAATCGAGCAGTTATGTCTCATGTTAAATCCCATACTGCAAACAAAAGATTACAGATCTTTAGCCGGAAAAATGGGCATGAATTTCTGGTttgtcaaaaatttagatagaaaaGAGAACCCTACTGAGGAATTACTCCAAAACTGGCTGTCTGGTGAAGGttcaaaatttgtgacagaTTTGATTGATCTTTTAAAGCAGATTAAACGTTATGATGCAGTTAATCTACTCCAAGAACATGAGTACACag TTAAACAGAGATTGCAGAGGCCAGCATCTACAATGTCTGGCAGTTCCACAAAAGAACCATGTGAGAACGAATCTTCAGACGCATCACCTTATTGTATTAGTG atgaTGATGGATCACGATACCCAAGATTCAATGATTTTGGAAGCAGTGTGCCGTCATATGTTG AGCCACCTGCATCTTATGTCAGCAGCAATCCATCTGACAGTTCAACAGTGTGTGCTGATGGATATGACACAG aTGAAGAACTTAACCGTAAGATGGAAGCTATGGGTGCTGGCCCGTGTGAGACAACAGATG ACTCAACATGTCACCCTGTGTACCAGTTTCGAAAGCGAGAAGGATCAAATGCGTCAACTTCAACAGGTGGCTCAG CATACACAAGCACCTCCACGAAATCAGGTAGTGTTTCTGTTGATACTGGCATGCAAACAGATGCAATCTCAG TGCACAGCGTGGATGTTCATCCCAGACCTCCAATTT TGACATCTCCTATGGCAGCTGATCCAGCTCCAACGTTTATTCAGCCGCCCATCGTAG CAAGTGATAAATTGGCATTGCTTATTGGGAACAGGAATTACAAGAAACTGGAAGAAGAGGAGTTGAAATTCCCTCACAAAGATGTCTTTGATCTCAGTCGTGAATTGAGTGATCTAGGATTCAAGGTTTTATCGCTGGTCGATCTCACCTTAACGGAAATGCGAACGGTGATGCTCGCTTTTTGCAAGCTTTTAGGCCCTGGAGTGTTCGCGGTGTTCTATTTTGCTGGTCATGGTTACGAGGAAAATGGAGAGAATTACCTCATGCCTATCGATGCGTCGCCTGCAAGATCATCGCATGAATTTATTGCTGCACAAGAAATTCTTGTG GAGATGCAGCTCCGACAAACAGCTTTAAACCTGCAGATAATTGACGCGTGTAGAGTCAAAGG TATAACTGGTGAAGGCAAAACCGGTGGTGGTGGCTTACGAAAAGGGGCTCTTGGCAATACTATAATCGCCTACTCGTG cCAATCTCAGATGCCAGCGTTTGAGAGCCAGATGCAAACAAACGGCGTCTACATGACGGAACTGTTGAAGAAGATCAAAGAGGATCGAAGGATAGAACATATCCTTATGGATGTTAATTGTG ctgTACATGGCAACCCACATGTAATACAGCGACCAGTGTTTGAATCCGACACCATAGGTGACTGCCGGTTGACGTGTAAAATTGATACACGTGCTAATTTTAACTTATGGCATGACAGGTCCGACAAGTGGTGCGCAGCTACAA TGCCTCCGGATCCGCAAGTCTTCGAAAGAGAAGAGGAAAATCTAGTTTTTAAGTtggaatatatttcaaaattcAGCAACATGTTGCAAGTCAATGTCCACGTGTGCAACAGAAATATAGTGCCTATACAAATACACGAAATTCAACTATTAAACGGAGCT GACCTGGATATTCATTCGAACCAGTTGGAGTTGGTCGTTCAGCCAGGAAATTCGTGGACGGAGATTCAACAATATCGTATTCGTGACTTACAAAAACTTAAGTGTGAACTTCTGTTGGTGCTTCAGTTAAAAACACAGCTCTATGGTCATCCAGATTTCGCGTTAATCGAGTTTAAACTCAACGCTGACTTCCCACTCGTGTCGTCATACCTAAATGACTTTCGCAAATGGATAACAAACGAACAACTATCAGGTCACGGAAAGAATACGTGGGTTTAA
- the LOC130658006 gene encoding uncharacterized protein LOC130658006 isoform X2 has translation MQNYYSDYGKDITSSKDIYLRGGSHKHADVVRSQADAPHHGFDASQYQASSNTSLAPPASKHDISPVDYSRPMKTSPHPQRPNHLGSGFIPQTQFLTVNVNHGTPGSDKESIHSSSISPNHASPYSLSGQRSRTPSPHSDKAKGKNDNTCSQCGKQFSSSSALAKHKLIHSDERKYVCQICSRGFKRQDHLNGHMITHRDKKPYECHFTDCAKSYCDMRSLRRHVENHHGSPPGGATPAGYMPKLMSLYPGYSEENMKAHIYRTAQTHEQDANRLAIPNEIPRPSSAPLVPPEPKRVTRTRRSSSGEESSMQLDPAMAQELEMRRAYAYTRHKHGSSDEYTNKPKEEQIESSRSVSSTQMRPLKSIPVSSLAATEYNQRMEYSRQMYERHEHERQLKESNQAEFERHHPHHEIKQSHTAERLYKDYEKSVKKPEFSPPGVPHPAYPAGMPSHMMNSRFPWGTQYSQPGPSPSSANMPFLLNIRNPFSFPQIYQSQKDIPTSEATKISKSEHEARQQAMNTYYQMWANGQHGGLPEPLMMHHSRMLPGQNHPTPTDPAAIAIAAAKEPNDKPSFKTRDTLYGIHPTNAKWQPVMQDDSVTREKEPKPNYYSHPVSTSHESNYLKRPTSHESLHTYPPQERNIIDEPFKPSESNHREHYRYTHSPKSHYYDRNRPIEQHLHPQNRAVTYNVPNERFDQKHPFDQQRHLNISPNRFDPRTPQREHPSKMFETPLLRVETQETSMPSIISPNKKRPRPGPIIIPPAVNSRTMPNSTSPLKNFPRGIYTPPAMLSPKSIFFNPPGLTPRPTAVPTTPARLLLIRRNSSVDQREAPLPATVSASSEEQASTEVVVPEPKINVGPQFQAFLPNLVDISEAHKDIHRASLMWSPLKEDEQKYVEVNAYLDMACSLGLYGGSNNKEYALHILQRTRGNVKEAVRLLLSRRHILRADDPNADYHYSGSVRWTAKERLAFRQAYRTKGKVFNDIQKEVITKSVQLCVEFYYQWKAMHPESFRARTRMVEVESEQDDEEVPPTPTAAVAPLSTLREPVFECDYPECRARFVSRQALNGHIRVHGGSFSKPLDNRRSKPKSLISPELEGISMASPAKKKRPTVPSSVIVTNTSDGPQLQFQCKVCGRVFSKVKSRSAHMKTHVKRDDNNKPIKKQKPSKQKPSQSAPQPVPPINPMTVFAHA, from the exons ATGCAAAATTATTATTCTGATTATGGAAAGGACATTACATCCAGTAAAGATATTTATTTAAGAG GTGGAAGCCATAAGCATGCTGATGTTGTCAGGAGTCAGGCTGATGCTCCACACCATGGTTTTGATGCGAGCCAGTATCAAGCATCATCAAATACTTCTTTGGCACCACCTGCATCAAAGCATGATATATCTCCAGTAGATTACAGCAGACCAATGAAGACTTCACCACATCCACAGAGGCCTAATCACTTGG gttcGGGTTTCATTCCACAAACTCAGTTTTTAACTGTCAATGTAAACCACGGGACGCCAGGTTCAGACAAGGAAAGCATTCACTCTTCATCAATCAGCCCAAACCATGCAAGTCCTTACTCTTTGTCAGGTCAGCGCAGTCGAACTCCCAGTCCACATAGTGACAAAGCAAAAGGAAAGAATGACAACACCTGCTCCCAATGCGGAAAGCAGTTTAGCAGTTCGAGTGCTTTAGCAAAACACAAACTAATTCATAGTGATGAACGAAAATATGTATGTCAAATCTGCTCAAGAGGTTTCAAGAGACAAGATCATTT AAATGGTCACATGATAACACATCGAGATAAAAAGCCATACGAATGTCACTTTACAGACTGTGCAAAAAGCTATTGTGATATGCGTTCCTTGAGAAGGCATGTTGAAAATCATCATGGAAGTCCGCCAGGAGGAGCAACACCAGCAGGTTATATGCCAAAACTAATGTCTTTATATCCTGGATATTCGGAAGAGAATATGAAAGCACACATTTACCGCACTGCACAAACGCATGAACAAGATGCAAATAGACTTGCCATTCCAAATGAGATACCACGGCCGTCCAGTGCGCCATTAGTCCCACCAGAACCTAAGAGAGTAACACGTACTAGAAGAAGTAGCAGTGGAGAAGAAAGTAGCATGCAGCTTGACCCTGCTATGGCACAGGAACTTGAAATGAGAAGAGCTTATGCTTACACGAGACACAAGCACGGTTCCTCTGATGAATACACAAATAAACCAAAGGAGGAGCAGATTGAGTCTTCTCGATCTGTGTCATCTACACAAATGCGTCCTTTAAAATCGATACCAGTTTCAAGCCTTGCTGCTACCGAATACAATCAAAGAATGGAATACTCTAGACAAATGTATGAACGGCATGAACATGAACGACAGTTAAAGGAAAGTAATCAGGCAGAATTTGAACGCCACCACCCCCATCATGAAATAAAGCAATCACATACAGCAGAAAGACTTTATAAGGACTATGAGAAGAGTGTTAAGAAGCCAGAGTTTTCTCCACCTGGTGTTCCACATCCAGCATATCCTGCTGGTATGCCATCTCACATGATGAATTCGAGATTCCCTTGGGGAACTCAATATTCTCAACCAGGACCATCTCCAAGTTCGGCAAATATgccatttttattaaatatcaGAAATCCATTTAGCTTTCCCCAAATTTATCAAAGCCAAAAAGACATTCCAACCAGCGAAGCCACAAAAATCTCAAAAAGTGAACATGAAGCACGTCAACAAGCTATGAACACTTATTACCAGATGTGGGCCAATGGACAACATGGAGGATTGCCGGAACCTTTAATGATGCACCACTCTCGGATGCTACCTGGACAAAACCATCCTACACCTACCGATCCTGCTGCAATAGCTATAGCTGCAGCAAAGGAACCAAATGATAAACCGTCTTTTAAAACAAGAGATACTTTATATGGAATACATCCTACCAATGCTAAGTGGCAACCG GTTATGCAAGATGATTCTGTCACAAGAGAAAAAGAGCCTAAACCAAATTATTATTCCCATCCTGTGAGCACAAGCCATGAAAGCAACTACTTAAAACGTCCAACCAGTCACGAGTCATTGCACACATATCCGCCGCAAGAGAGAAACATCATAGATGAACCATTTAAGCCGAGTGAAAGCAATCACAGAGAGCATTATCGTTATACCCACAGTCCGAAATCGCATTATTATGATCGTAATCGTCCAATAGAACAACACCTTCATCCACAAAATAGAGCAGTGACGTATAATGTGCCAAATGAAAGGTTCGATCAGAAACACCCTTTTGATCAACAAAGGCATTTAAACATTTCGCCAAACCGATTCGATCCGCGTACACCACAGCGAGAGCATCCATCGAAAATGTTTGAAACACCCCTGCTACGTGTGGAAACTCAAGAAACCTCAATGCCATCAATTATTTCGCCTAACAAAAAACGACCAAGACCAGGTCCAATAATCATTCCACCAGCTGTTAATAGCAGAACAATGCCAAACTCGACATCTCCTTTAAAAAACTTTCCACGGGGCATCTACACTCCGCCAGCTATGCTTAGTCCTAAGAGCATATTTTTTAATCCACCTGGTTTGACACCGCGTCCAACAGCAGTTCCAACAACCCCAGCAAGACTACTATTGATCCGAAGAAACA GTAGCGTGGATCAACGTGAAGCACCACTTCCAGCGACCGTATCAGCATCTTCTGAAGAGCAAGCGTCTACAGAAGTAGTCGTGCCTGAACC gaaaATTAACGTGGGTCCACAATTCCAAGCATTTCTACCCAACCTTG TGGACATATCCGAAGCTCACAAGGACATTCACCGTGCAAGTTTGATGTGGTCTCCTTTGAAAGAAGATGAGCAGAAATACGTTGAAG TGAATGCGTACTTGGACATGGCATGTTCGTTAGGATTGTATGGTGGTTCAAATAACAAGGAATACGCCTTACATATTCTACAGAGAACACGTGGAAATGTGAAA GAAGCTGTTCGTTTGTTGCTTTCACGTCGCCACATTCTTCGAGCAGATGATCCCAACGCTGATTATCATTATTCTGGTTCGGTAAGATGGACCGCTAAAGAACGACTTGCATTTAGACAAGCTTATAGAACAAAAGGAAAAGTGTTTAACGATATACAGAAAGAA gtTATCACCAAATCCGTCCAGCTATGCGTCGAATTCTATTACCAGTGGAAAGCTATGCATCCTGAAAGTTTTCGCGCAAGAACTCGAATGGTTGAAGTCGAATCTGAACAA GACGATGAAGAGGTGCCACCGACACCAACCGCTGCTGTTGCGCCGCTTAGTACGCTACGTGAACCTGTATTCGAGTGCGATTATCCCGAATGTCGTGCAAGATTCGTTTCAAGGCAAGCCTTAAACGGTCATATTCGCGTCCATGGTGGAAG CTTCTCTAAGCCTCTCGACAACCGTCGATCAAAACCGAAATCCCTGATCAGCCCCGAGTTGGAAGGTATCTCCATGGCAAGCCCAGCAAAAAAGAAACGCCCCACGGTTCCAAGTTCTGTTATTGTAACCAACACTAGCGATGGACCGCAGCTTCAGTTCCAATGTAAAGTTTGTGGAAG AGTCTTCAGCAAAGTGAAGAGTCGGTCAGCACATATGAAAACTCACGTCAAGAGAGACGACAACAACAAACCAATTAAAAAGCAGAAACCGTCCAAACAAAAACCTTCTCAATCCGCACCACAACCGGTGCCACCGATAAATCCAATGACCGTTTTTGCGCATGCGTGA
- the LOC130658006 gene encoding uncharacterized protein LOC130658006 isoform X1, with translation MAGNLNNDLLLNTLGNFGSKPVLHGDVNQNFVDQTKLYQAGLRGLNNNKPSPDSGWTFPGLVAPQLFPGILSQQGRTASLVNGSSNKLLPDFNTLTAEFRAPSNNVNRASTVYPNMLPEAYQTKVLNPLMEMNLRHQQQQHMLETAMLSQSNNAYNFMSVKGYDHSNAFAATQNNVSFNSVGSTANTNMISMNVRQGPNSTEQFGKAIINNNERKLWTDRKSSGSLTPAVTPVEGKHMQDSLMQPYIGMDNSQIQNALAATQMHNYLSLLRQTQLSVRQNEKQDVANVNGALNLGLNLQNLPPTPGNFPSNAVLTPGCNPNTVVLTPGSNPNSVFTPGYISNTVLTPILTPGAPPNGLTPVSLPMKEPGDSSNVAEVAKRQNPEKLHSLQSQYSKPVANGGSHKHADVVRSQADAPHHGFDASQYQASSNTSLAPPASKHDISPVDYSRPMKTSPHPQRPNHLGSGFIPQTQFLTVNVNHGTPGSDKESIHSSSISPNHASPYSLSGQRSRTPSPHSDKAKGKNDNTCSQCGKQFSSSSALAKHKLIHSDERKYVCQICSRGFKRQDHLNGHMITHRDKKPYECHFTDCAKSYCDMRSLRRHVENHHGSPPGGATPAGYMPKLMSLYPGYSEENMKAHIYRTAQTHEQDANRLAIPNEIPRPSSAPLVPPEPKRVTRTRRSSSGEESSMQLDPAMAQELEMRRAYAYTRHKHGSSDEYTNKPKEEQIESSRSVSSTQMRPLKSIPVSSLAATEYNQRMEYSRQMYERHEHERQLKESNQAEFERHHPHHEIKQSHTAERLYKDYEKSVKKPEFSPPGVPHPAYPAGMPSHMMNSRFPWGTQYSQPGPSPSSANMPFLLNIRNPFSFPQIYQSQKDIPTSEATKISKSEHEARQQAMNTYYQMWANGQHGGLPEPLMMHHSRMLPGQNHPTPTDPAAIAIAAAKEPNDKPSFKTRDTLYGIHPTNAKWQPVMQDDSVTREKEPKPNYYSHPVSTSHESNYLKRPTSHESLHTYPPQERNIIDEPFKPSESNHREHYRYTHSPKSHYYDRNRPIEQHLHPQNRAVTYNVPNERFDQKHPFDQQRHLNISPNRFDPRTPQREHPSKMFETPLLRVETQETSMPSIISPNKKRPRPGPIIIPPAVNSRTMPNSTSPLKNFPRGIYTPPAMLSPKSIFFNPPGLTPRPTAVPTTPARLLLIRRNSSVDQREAPLPATVSASSEEQASTEVVVPEPKINVGPQFQAFLPNLVDISEAHKDIHRASLMWSPLKEDEQKYVEVNAYLDMACSLGLYGGSNNKEYALHILQRTRGNVKEAVRLLLSRRHILRADDPNADYHYSGSVRWTAKERLAFRQAYRTKGKVFNDIQKEVITKSVQLCVEFYYQWKAMHPESFRARTRMVEVESEQDDEEVPPTPTAAVAPLSTLREPVFECDYPECRARFVSRQALNGHIRVHGGSFSKPLDNRRSKPKSLISPELEGISMASPAKKKRPTVPSSVIVTNTSDGPQLQFQCKVCGRVFSKVKSRSAHMKTHVKRDDNNKPIKKQKPSKQKPSQSAPQPVPPINPMTVFAHA, from the exons ATGGCTGGAAATTTAAACAATGATCTGTTGTTAAACACATTGGGAAACTTTGGCAGTAAGCCAGTGTTACATGGAGatgtaaatcaaaattttgtagATCAAACTAAATTGTATCAGGCTGGTTTGAGAGGTCTGAATAATAATAAACCAAGTCCAGATTCTGGCTGGACATTTCCTGGTTTAGTTGCTCCACAATTGTTTCCTGGAATTTTATCACAACAGGGAAGGACAGCAAGTTTAGTTAATGGGAGCTCAAACAAACTTTTACCTGATTTTAATACTCTTACTGCAGAGTTTAGGGCTCCATCAAATAATGTAAATCGAGCTAGTACTGTTTACCCCAATATGCTTCCTGAAGCATATCAAACTAAAGTGTTAAATCCTTTAATGGAGATGAACTTGAGGCACCAGCAACAGCAGCACATGCTAGAAACAGCTATGCTTTCCCAAAGCAACAACGCATACAACTTCATGTCAGTAAAGGGGTATGACCATAGTAATGCTTTTGCTGCCACCCAAAATAATGTCTCATTCAATTCAGTTGGTTCAACTGCAAATACAAATATGATAAGTATGAATGTTAGACAAGGACCAAATTCAACCGAACAATTTGGAAAGGCAATAATAAACAATAACGAACGAAAGTTGTGGACAGATAGAAAATCCTCTGGTTCCCTTACTCCAGCTGTGACTCCAGTGGAGGGAAAACATATGCAAGATTCCCTGATGCAACCATATATAGGAATGGACAATTCTCAAATACAAAATGCATTAGCTGCAACACAGATGCATAATTATTTATCTCTGCTACGTCAAACGCAACTCAGTGTTCGTCAAAATGAAAAGCAAGATGTGGCTAATGTTAATGGAGCTTTAAATCTAGGATTAAATTTACAAAACTTGCCTCCAACTCCAGGAAATTTTCCTAGTAATGCTGTTTTAACACCAGGATGTAATCCTAACACAGTCGTACTTACACCAGGAAGTAACCCAAACAGCGTTTTTACTCCTGGGTATATTTCTAACACTGTCTTAACACCTATTCTTACACCTGGTGCTCCGCCAAATGGTTTAACACCAGTTTCTTTACCCATGAAAGAGCCTGGTGACTCCTCCAATGTTGCTGAAGTTGCCAAAAGACAGAATCCAGAAAAACTTCATTCATTGCAGTCTCAGTACTCTAAACCAGTTGCTAATG GTGGAAGCCATAAGCATGCTGATGTTGTCAGGAGTCAGGCTGATGCTCCACACCATGGTTTTGATGCGAGCCAGTATCAAGCATCATCAAATACTTCTTTGGCACCACCTGCATCAAAGCATGATATATCTCCAGTAGATTACAGCAGACCAATGAAGACTTCACCACATCCACAGAGGCCTAATCACTTGG gttcGGGTTTCATTCCACAAACTCAGTTTTTAACTGTCAATGTAAACCACGGGACGCCAGGTTCAGACAAGGAAAGCATTCACTCTTCATCAATCAGCCCAAACCATGCAAGTCCTTACTCTTTGTCAGGTCAGCGCAGTCGAACTCCCAGTCCACATAGTGACAAAGCAAAAGGAAAGAATGACAACACCTGCTCCCAATGCGGAAAGCAGTTTAGCAGTTCGAGTGCTTTAGCAAAACACAAACTAATTCATAGTGATGAACGAAAATATGTATGTCAAATCTGCTCAAGAGGTTTCAAGAGACAAGATCATTT AAATGGTCACATGATAACACATCGAGATAAAAAGCCATACGAATGTCACTTTACAGACTGTGCAAAAAGCTATTGTGATATGCGTTCCTTGAGAAGGCATGTTGAAAATCATCATGGAAGTCCGCCAGGAGGAGCAACACCAGCAGGTTATATGCCAAAACTAATGTCTTTATATCCTGGATATTCGGAAGAGAATATGAAAGCACACATTTACCGCACTGCACAAACGCATGAACAAGATGCAAATAGACTTGCCATTCCAAATGAGATACCACGGCCGTCCAGTGCGCCATTAGTCCCACCAGAACCTAAGAGAGTAACACGTACTAGAAGAAGTAGCAGTGGAGAAGAAAGTAGCATGCAGCTTGACCCTGCTATGGCACAGGAACTTGAAATGAGAAGAGCTTATGCTTACACGAGACACAAGCACGGTTCCTCTGATGAATACACAAATAAACCAAAGGAGGAGCAGATTGAGTCTTCTCGATCTGTGTCATCTACACAAATGCGTCCTTTAAAATCGATACCAGTTTCAAGCCTTGCTGCTACCGAATACAATCAAAGAATGGAATACTCTAGACAAATGTATGAACGGCATGAACATGAACGACAGTTAAAGGAAAGTAATCAGGCAGAATTTGAACGCCACCACCCCCATCATGAAATAAAGCAATCACATACAGCAGAAAGACTTTATAAGGACTATGAGAAGAGTGTTAAGAAGCCAGAGTTTTCTCCACCTGGTGTTCCACATCCAGCATATCCTGCTGGTATGCCATCTCACATGATGAATTCGAGATTCCCTTGGGGAACTCAATATTCTCAACCAGGACCATCTCCAAGTTCGGCAAATATgccatttttattaaatatcaGAAATCCATTTAGCTTTCCCCAAATTTATCAAAGCCAAAAAGACATTCCAACCAGCGAAGCCACAAAAATCTCAAAAAGTGAACATGAAGCACGTCAACAAGCTATGAACACTTATTACCAGATGTGGGCCAATGGACAACATGGAGGATTGCCGGAACCTTTAATGATGCACCACTCTCGGATGCTACCTGGACAAAACCATCCTACACCTACCGATCCTGCTGCAATAGCTATAGCTGCAGCAAAGGAACCAAATGATAAACCGTCTTTTAAAACAAGAGATACTTTATATGGAATACATCCTACCAATGCTAAGTGGCAACCG GTTATGCAAGATGATTCTGTCACAAGAGAAAAAGAGCCTAAACCAAATTATTATTCCCATCCTGTGAGCACAAGCCATGAAAGCAACTACTTAAAACGTCCAACCAGTCACGAGTCATTGCACACATATCCGCCGCAAGAGAGAAACATCATAGATGAACCATTTAAGCCGAGTGAAAGCAATCACAGAGAGCATTATCGTTATACCCACAGTCCGAAATCGCATTATTATGATCGTAATCGTCCAATAGAACAACACCTTCATCCACAAAATAGAGCAGTGACGTATAATGTGCCAAATGAAAGGTTCGATCAGAAACACCCTTTTGATCAACAAAGGCATTTAAACATTTCGCCAAACCGATTCGATCCGCGTACACCACAGCGAGAGCATCCATCGAAAATGTTTGAAACACCCCTGCTACGTGTGGAAACTCAAGAAACCTCAATGCCATCAATTATTTCGCCTAACAAAAAACGACCAAGACCAGGTCCAATAATCATTCCACCAGCTGTTAATAGCAGAACAATGCCAAACTCGACATCTCCTTTAAAAAACTTTCCACGGGGCATCTACACTCCGCCAGCTATGCTTAGTCCTAAGAGCATATTTTTTAATCCACCTGGTTTGACACCGCGTCCAACAGCAGTTCCAACAACCCCAGCAAGACTACTATTGATCCGAAGAAACA GTAGCGTGGATCAACGTGAAGCACCACTTCCAGCGACCGTATCAGCATCTTCTGAAGAGCAAGCGTCTACAGAAGTAGTCGTGCCTGAACC gaaaATTAACGTGGGTCCACAATTCCAAGCATTTCTACCCAACCTTG TGGACATATCCGAAGCTCACAAGGACATTCACCGTGCAAGTTTGATGTGGTCTCCTTTGAAAGAAGATGAGCAGAAATACGTTGAAG TGAATGCGTACTTGGACATGGCATGTTCGTTAGGATTGTATGGTGGTTCAAATAACAAGGAATACGCCTTACATATTCTACAGAGAACACGTGGAAATGTGAAA GAAGCTGTTCGTTTGTTGCTTTCACGTCGCCACATTCTTCGAGCAGATGATCCCAACGCTGATTATCATTATTCTGGTTCGGTAAGATGGACCGCTAAAGAACGACTTGCATTTAGACAAGCTTATAGAACAAAAGGAAAAGTGTTTAACGATATACAGAAAGAA gtTATCACCAAATCCGTCCAGCTATGCGTCGAATTCTATTACCAGTGGAAAGCTATGCATCCTGAAAGTTTTCGCGCAAGAACTCGAATGGTTGAAGTCGAATCTGAACAA GACGATGAAGAGGTGCCACCGACACCAACCGCTGCTGTTGCGCCGCTTAGTACGCTACGTGAACCTGTATTCGAGTGCGATTATCCCGAATGTCGTGCAAGATTCGTTTCAAGGCAAGCCTTAAACGGTCATATTCGCGTCCATGGTGGAAG CTTCTCTAAGCCTCTCGACAACCGTCGATCAAAACCGAAATCCCTGATCAGCCCCGAGTTGGAAGGTATCTCCATGGCAAGCCCAGCAAAAAAGAAACGCCCCACGGTTCCAAGTTCTGTTATTGTAACCAACACTAGCGATGGACCGCAGCTTCAGTTCCAATGTAAAGTTTGTGGAAG AGTCTTCAGCAAAGTGAAGAGTCGGTCAGCACATATGAAAACTCACGTCAAGAGAGACGACAACAACAAACCAATTAAAAAGCAGAAACCGTCCAAACAAAAACCTTCTCAATCCGCACCACAACCGGTGCCACCGATAAATCCAATGACCGTTTTTGCGCATGCGTGA